Proteins co-encoded in one Candidatus Margulisiibacteriota bacterium genomic window:
- a CDS encoding 50S ribosome-binding GTPase has product MTILVEREQVGIFGKMNAGKSSLMNLLTQQETSIVDAAPGTTADTQTALLELHGLGPVKLFDTAGWDENGALGEKKRRKTFNALQECDLALLLIDPAAENLAVEKELLEKARELDKQLLAVYNIFRDTDKNKTAGVAEKIDLLRFYPRITLRANDLSARAGLLDFILQNYLPKNTQRDLLPFVQKDEYYALIIPMDAETPSGRYLRPQAMAEEYITRHWAYPVSFRLDLAAARTSPAYPQDTTLGSRAANEKKRFENFLNNFSKKPRALITDSQALDIMAKWCPADIELTTFSIAMINYFSRGRLPKFVDGVRALETLRPGDKALIVEACNHSRVGEDIGTVQLPNYFAQKYPGVILEHNFGREFQDNKNLARYKLIIHCGGCMISAQKLQARLRDLETVGVPITNYGVLLAYLQGGDVLRRALRPWGV; this is encoded by the coding sequence ATGACGATTTTGGTGGAAAGAGAGCAGGTCGGCATTTTCGGCAAGATGAATGCCGGCAAAAGCTCGCTGATGAATCTCCTGACTCAGCAGGAAACCTCTATTGTGGACGCGGCGCCGGGCACGACGGCCGACACGCAGACCGCGCTGCTGGAGCTGCACGGTCTGGGGCCGGTGAAATTATTTGACACGGCCGGCTGGGACGAGAATGGCGCGCTGGGCGAAAAAAAACGCCGGAAAACTTTCAACGCCCTGCAGGAATGTGATCTGGCGCTCTTGCTCATCGATCCCGCGGCGGAAAATCTGGCGGTGGAAAAAGAGCTGCTGGAAAAAGCGCGTGAATTAGATAAGCAGCTTTTGGCCGTCTACAATATATTTCGGGACACGGACAAAAATAAAACAGCGGGCGTGGCCGAAAAAATAGATCTGCTACGTTTTTACCCGCGGATTACTCTACGCGCCAATGACCTGTCCGCCCGCGCCGGACTGCTGGATTTTATTTTGCAAAATTATCTTCCGAAAAACACCCAGCGGGACTTACTGCCTTTTGTGCAAAAAGACGAATATTATGCGCTGATAATTCCCATGGACGCTGAGACACCGTCCGGCCGCTATCTGCGCCCGCAGGCCATGGCCGAAGAATACATTACGCGGCATTGGGCTTATCCGGTTTCATTCCGTCTGGATCTGGCTGCGGCGCGCACCTCGCCAGCGTATCCGCAGGATACTACGCTCGGTAGCCGCGCCGCGAACGAAAAAAAACGTTTTGAAAATTTCTTAAATAATTTTTCAAAAAAACCGCGGGCGCTGATCACCGATTCGCAGGCGCTGGACATCATGGCCAAATGGTGTCCGGCGGATATTGAGCTGACGACCTTTTCTATAGCAATGATAAACTATTTCAGCCGCGGCCGTTTGCCGAAATTTGTCGACGGTGTGCGGGCGCTGGAGACTTTGCGCCCCGGTGACAAAGCGTTGATCGTCGAGGCCTGCAATCACTCGCGTGTTGGCGAGGATATCGGCACAGTGCAGCTGCCCAATTATTTTGCCCAAAAATATCCGGGTGTGATTTTGGAGCATAATTTTGGCCGCGAGTTTCAGGATAATAAAAACCTGGCGCGCTACAAACTGATCATTCACTGCGGCGGCTGCATGATCTCCGCGCAAAAACTGCAGGCGCGTCTGCGCGATCTTGAAACCGTCGGCGTGCCGATCACCAATTATGGCGTGCTGCTGGCTTATCTGCAGGGCGGGGATGTCCTGCGCCGGGCGCTGCGGCCGTGGGGTGTCTGA